A region from the Arthrobacter roseus genome encodes:
- a CDS encoding ArsR/SmtB family transcription factor, with product MRNRALDSPIEGHDDGAREPSLAHAVTPSPELLETAAGILRMLAEPTRLHLLWQLAEGPRSVSELTDAVGGSRTVTSQHLAKLRLSGTVAARKDGRHVIYSLPDGHLIRLLRETMNHADHLLTGEPTHE from the coding sequence ATGAGGAACAGGGCATTGGACAGTCCAATTGAAGGGCACGACGACGGCGCGCGGGAACCGTCTCTGGCCCATGCGGTAACGCCCAGCCCTGAACTGCTCGAGACTGCAGCGGGCATCTTGCGGATGCTCGCAGAACCAACACGGCTGCACCTGCTGTGGCAGCTCGCCGAAGGCCCCAGATCGGTTTCGGAACTGACCGACGCCGTCGGTGGCTCTCGGACCGTGACCAGCCAGCACCTGGCGAAACTCCGGCTCAGTGGGACAGTGGCAGCGCGCAAGGATGGCCGGCACGTGATCTATTCGCTGCCTGATGGCCACCTGATTCGGCTCCTGCGCGAGACCATGAATCACGCGGACCACCTGCTGACCGGTGAGCCAACGCACGAATAA
- a CDS encoding cation:proton antiporter, translated as MNMSSALLLSFAVLLLIGVLISERANRTVISTAVLFLLGGFALGQGGLGFVTVTADDPIVGGLAELALFSVLFTDGMRIGFKDLRLAWRLPGRALLVGLPLTLLITALLAHYLVGLPWLESFLLGAVLAPTDPVFAAAIVGRKEVPGRLRHLLNVESGLNDGLALPIVLLLLAVAGGTDAHGWQLFEEIALGIVVGIAVPWVVLRLERLPFLQATKSLQPLLAVSIGLLVLAICQATHANLFLGAFAAGITVASSGQGLRHEFEQFGELVTELLKLGAIMVFGALITPVFLFQEIPFEGWVFAVLALVAVRPLALLVSFVGSGLPMRQQVSAMWFGPKGFASVVYGLIVLESGIALSNQVFHLVALVIVISIIAHSSTDVLVAKQFMVKEDKAH; from the coding sequence ATGAACATGAGTTCTGCGCTGTTGCTGTCCTTCGCGGTGTTGTTGCTCATTGGTGTTCTGATATCCGAGCGGGCCAACCGGACAGTCATTTCCACTGCCGTACTGTTTCTGCTGGGCGGGTTTGCTCTGGGCCAGGGTGGTCTGGGTTTCGTGACGGTCACGGCGGATGATCCAATCGTGGGCGGTCTGGCGGAGTTGGCGTTGTTTTCCGTCTTGTTCACTGACGGGATGCGCATAGGTTTCAAGGATCTGCGGCTCGCGTGGCGATTGCCGGGACGTGCATTGCTGGTGGGCCTTCCGCTGACTTTGCTGATCACCGCTTTGCTAGCGCACTACCTTGTTGGTCTGCCGTGGCTGGAGTCCTTCTTGCTCGGGGCCGTGCTGGCCCCTACCGATCCCGTGTTTGCCGCTGCCATTGTGGGACGCAAGGAAGTGCCCGGCCGGCTGCGTCACCTGCTGAACGTCGAGTCCGGTCTCAACGATGGGTTGGCGCTTCCGATTGTGCTGCTGCTCCTGGCCGTGGCCGGGGGAACCGATGCCCACGGGTGGCAGTTGTTCGAGGAAATAGCCCTGGGCATAGTAGTTGGCATCGCGGTCCCCTGGGTTGTCCTGCGGTTAGAGCGGCTTCCGTTCCTGCAGGCAACCAAGTCGTTGCAGCCGCTGCTGGCAGTTTCTATCGGCTTGCTGGTATTGGCGATTTGCCAGGCAACCCATGCAAACCTGTTCCTTGGGGCTTTTGCAGCTGGCATCACCGTGGCATCCTCTGGGCAGGGCCTACGGCACGAGTTTGAGCAGTTCGGTGAACTTGTCACCGAGTTACTCAAACTTGGCGCAATTATGGTTTTCGGTGCGCTGATCACTCCGGTATTCCTGTTCCAGGAAATTCCGTTTGAGGGTTGGGTCTTCGCTGTTCTGGCCCTTGTCGCCGTGAGGCCTCTGGCCCTGTTGGTCTCCTTTGTTGGCAGCGGTCTACCCATGCGTCAGCAGGTTTCTGCCATGTGGTTTGGACCCAAGGGATTCGCATCGGTCGTGTACGGGTTGATCGTGCTGGAATCCGGCATAGCCCTAAGCAATCAAGTGTTCCACCTGGTGGCGCTGGTCATTGTCATATCCATCATTGCCCACTCTTCAACGGATGTTTTGGTGGCCAAACAGTTCATGGTCAAAGAAGACAAGGCGCACTAG
- a CDS encoding acylphosphatase: MANDTASQRLHATVTGSVQGVGFRYWVRRQADQLDLMGTATNCDDGSVTVIAEGPTSSLDSLRDVLESGSTPGHVDGVDVRFAAATGKFSDFHEA; encoded by the coding sequence ATGGCAAATGACACTGCATCCCAGCGACTGCACGCAACCGTCACCGGTTCTGTTCAGGGTGTGGGATTCCGATACTGGGTTCGGCGTCAGGCCGATCAGCTCGACCTAATGGGAACGGCCACCAATTGCGACGACGGCTCAGTAACCGTCATTGCCGAAGGGCCGACGTCGTCCCTTGATAGCCTGCGGGATGTGTTGGAGTCCGGTTCCACACCGGGACACGTCGATGGCGTTGACGTCCGCTTTGCTGCGGCAACTGGTAAGTTCTCGGACTTCCATGAAGCCTGA
- a CDS encoding nucleoside deaminase, with amino-acid sequence MNHDSTVSISATERAYLRRCVDLAQEAVEAGDEPYGSLLTDPTGTVRFEDRNRVKDGDATRHPEFAIARWAAENLSPEERGASVVFTSGEHCPMCSAAHAMVGLGRIVYASSSEEVSSWYQQWGVTAGPVAPLPIQVVATQLQVIGPVAEFTEEIRGLHARMLGVQSPD; translated from the coding sequence ATGAATCATGACAGTACAGTCAGCATCTCTGCAACCGAGCGGGCGTACCTGCGCCGGTGCGTGGATCTTGCCCAAGAAGCTGTTGAAGCCGGAGATGAGCCATATGGTTCGCTGCTCACAGACCCAACAGGAACAGTGCGCTTCGAGGACCGCAACAGAGTGAAGGACGGCGATGCAACGCGTCACCCAGAATTTGCTATTGCCCGGTGGGCTGCAGAAAACCTGAGCCCAGAGGAACGCGGTGCGTCCGTGGTCTTCACCTCTGGAGAGCATTGCCCCATGTGTAGTGCAGCCCACGCCATGGTGGGTTTGGGCAGAATTGTTTATGCCTCTAGCTCTGAAGAAGTGAGCAGCTGGTACCAGCAGTGGGGCGTTACCGCTGGTCCAGTGGCCCCTCTGCCTATTCAGGTAGTGGCCACCCAGCTCCAAGTCATCGGACCGGTGGCTGAGTTCACAGAAGAAATTCGCGGCCTGCACGCCCGGATGCTCGGTGTTCAGAGCCCTGACTAA
- a CDS encoding MDR family MFS transporter codes for MNKPDHSARNKRVIWLLLVSAFVVILNETIMNVAIRELMIDLNITARAAQWLTTAFMLTMAVVIPITGFLLQRFNTRPIFIAAMSLFSTGTLLAALAPGFSFLLLGRVVQASGTAIMMPLLMTTVMTLVPPRERGKTMGNVSIVISVAPAIGPTISGIILSSLSWRWMFWLVLPIAVTMLIIGARRVENVTEPKKVPIDVASVILSALGFGGLIFGLSRVGADSASSTAPMWIALITGAVSLLVFVLRQLKLQRKDRALLDLRTFSEPIFAVSASLMVISMASLFGTVILLPIYLQQVLGLEPVQVGLLLLPGGLLMGLLAPFVGRLYDKIGPRPLVVPGTIVLSSVMWFLSTISESTEPMVILAAHMSLSVGLALLFTPLFSAGLGSLKPHLYSHGSAVVGTVQQVAGAAGTALFITIMSIQSTALASEGAVEAVAVAGGVRMAFMTGAVVSLLGIVAAFFLRKPEDPVEVSQPDVVRQVDVPTH; via the coding sequence TTGAACAAACCGGACCACTCCGCCCGGAACAAGCGGGTCATTTGGCTCCTGCTAGTGTCAGCATTCGTTGTCATTCTCAACGAAACGATTATGAATGTCGCTATCCGCGAACTCATGATTGACCTCAACATCACGGCCCGCGCTGCCCAGTGGCTGACAACGGCCTTCATGCTCACCATGGCAGTGGTGATTCCCATCACGGGTTTCCTGCTGCAACGCTTCAATACCCGCCCCATCTTCATCGCAGCCATGAGTCTATTTTCAACAGGAACGCTCCTGGCGGCCTTGGCACCAGGCTTTTCCTTTCTGCTTCTGGGCAGGGTGGTTCAGGCCAGCGGAACAGCCATCATGATGCCGCTTCTCATGACAACGGTCATGACGTTGGTGCCACCACGCGAACGCGGAAAGACCATGGGCAACGTCTCGATTGTCATCTCCGTTGCTCCCGCCATTGGTCCCACCATTTCCGGCATCATCCTCAGCTCGCTGTCCTGGCGTTGGATGTTCTGGCTGGTGCTGCCCATCGCCGTCACCATGCTCATCATCGGCGCCCGCCGTGTGGAAAATGTCACCGAACCCAAAAAAGTTCCGATCGACGTCGCCTCCGTGATTCTCTCGGCCCTTGGCTTCGGCGGTCTGATCTTCGGCCTGAGCCGGGTCGGCGCCGATTCAGCCTCATCAACTGCCCCCATGTGGATTGCGCTGATAACTGGTGCCGTGTCGCTCTTGGTCTTTGTCCTTCGCCAGCTGAAACTACAGCGTAAGGATCGCGCGCTTCTGGACCTCCGTACCTTCAGCGAACCAATCTTTGCGGTCTCCGCTTCGCTCATGGTCATCTCTATGGCCTCACTCTTCGGGACAGTCATCCTCCTACCGATTTACCTCCAGCAGGTCCTTGGCCTTGAGCCGGTACAAGTGGGGCTGCTGCTGTTGCCGGGAGGCCTACTCATGGGCCTATTGGCTCCGTTCGTCGGACGGCTCTATGACAAGATAGGCCCGCGTCCACTGGTAGTTCCGGGGACCATAGTGCTCAGTTCGGTCATGTGGTTCCTGAGCACCATCAGCGAGTCAACAGAACCAATGGTGATCCTTGCCGCGCACATGTCACTCAGCGTAGGGCTCGCACTACTCTTCACCCCGTTGTTCTCTGCTGGCCTGGGATCATTGAAACCGCACCTGTACTCGCACGGCAGCGCCGTCGTCGGAACCGTTCAACAGGTAGCTGGAGCAGCGGGGACAGCACTGTTCATCACCATCATGTCGATCCAGTCCACGGCGCTCGCCTCTGAAGGTGCGGTAGAAGCAGTGGCCGTAGCTGGCGGTGTCCGCATGGCATTCATGACAGGAGCCGTGGTCTCACTACTGGGCATTGTGGCCGCGTTCTTCCTGCGGAAGCCAGAGGACCCGGTTGAAGTCTCGCAGCCCGACGTCGTACGCCAAGTGGACGTGCCAACTCACTAG
- a CDS encoding MFS transporter has protein sequence MTPRSAAAEGILAPAYRWVTIGTFALVFLSAFESLAVTTIMPLVSADLDGASLYALAFAGPLATGVIGMVAAGNWADRRGPVAPLYASVAAFVLGLLIAGTAESMPVLVAGRLVQGLGGGAMAVALYVVVARAYPGLLHPKIFASFAAAWVLPSLIGPFAAGVVAEQLSWHWVFLGVIGLVVPALAMIIPAMRTLHTAPVSVVPWNLGRLGWATLAAAAVLGLNLSARLPAGAVVLAGVALVIALVALKSLVPSGTLTATRGLPSVILTRGLASAAFLGTEVYLPYLFIARYNFTPALAGLTLTFGAVAWAFASAVQGRMGNRLEHALAIRLGSIFIFVATVLALLTALFHWPAALAVIGWTVGGAGMGLMYPRLSVMTLSLSSAQNQGFNSSAMSIADSLGAALALAMTGIIFTALTTAGLSFVGVFALAVGIAMAAMVVAPRVALKQRVSTG, from the coding sequence ATGACACCACGCTCCGCTGCCGCGGAAGGTATCCTGGCGCCTGCATACCGCTGGGTCACCATCGGCACGTTCGCGCTCGTATTCCTCAGCGCCTTCGAGTCATTGGCCGTCACCACCATCATGCCGCTGGTCAGTGCCGACCTGGACGGTGCGTCCCTCTACGCGTTGGCCTTCGCCGGCCCTCTCGCGACCGGCGTCATAGGAATGGTGGCCGCGGGTAACTGGGCTGACAGGCGTGGACCGGTTGCTCCGCTCTACGCCTCCGTTGCCGCATTTGTGCTGGGGCTGCTGATCGCTGGCACCGCGGAGAGCATGCCCGTCCTGGTTGCGGGACGGCTGGTCCAGGGCCTCGGCGGGGGCGCTATGGCGGTGGCCCTATACGTGGTGGTTGCACGCGCTTATCCGGGCCTGCTACATCCAAAGATCTTCGCCAGCTTCGCGGCAGCCTGGGTGCTGCCCTCGCTGATAGGACCGTTCGCAGCCGGTGTGGTCGCCGAACAGCTCAGCTGGCATTGGGTGTTCCTCGGCGTCATCGGGCTGGTGGTACCGGCCTTGGCCATGATCATTCCAGCAATGCGCACCCTGCACACGGCGCCCGTGTCCGTGGTTCCGTGGAATCTGGGAAGGCTAGGCTGGGCAACTCTCGCCGCCGCCGCAGTGCTGGGACTGAACCTTTCCGCCCGGCTCCCAGCTGGCGCCGTCGTACTGGCCGGTGTGGCCCTGGTCATTGCACTGGTAGCGCTGAAGTCGTTGGTGCCCAGCGGCACGCTCACGGCAACGCGCGGACTGCCCAGCGTCATTCTGACCCGAGGGCTCGCGTCAGCGGCTTTCCTGGGCACCGAGGTCTACCTGCCCTACCTTTTCATTGCCCGTTATAATTTCACGCCAGCGCTTGCCGGGCTGACGCTCACCTTCGGAGCGGTGGCCTGGGCGTTCGCTTCTGCGGTCCAGGGAAGGATGGGTAATCGGCTTGAGCATGCGTTGGCAATTCGCCTTGGTTCCATATTCATCTTCGTCGCAACTGTGCTTGCACTGCTGACAGCGTTGTTTCATTGGCCGGCTGCCCTTGCAGTTATTGGCTGGACCGTCGGCGGCGCAGGAATGGGTTTGATGTATCCGCGACTGAGCGTCATGACGCTGAGTTTGTCCTCTGCACAGAACCAGGGTTTTAACAGCTCGGCCATGTCGATCGCTGATTCCCTCGGTGCCGCGCTCGCCCTCGCCATGACGGGCATCATCTTCACCGCGTTGACGACGGCGGGGCTGTCCTTTGTGGGGGTGTTTGCCTTAGCAGTGGGAATCGCCATGGCCGCGATGGTTGTTGCGCCGCGCGTCGCGTTGAAGCAGCGGGTTTCTACCGGATGA
- a CDS encoding o-succinylbenzoate synthase, whose product MNTPLPSLDEILLDAAVVTLPMRVKFRGILEREALIFRGPTGWGEFSPFPEYDDAESAAWLRGGLEAAWRGFPEPVRHRIPINATVPAVGPASVAAILERFGGATAVKVKVAERGQSVEDDVARVAEVRRLLPDAAVRVDANGGWDRDLAVDALTRLAEFTLEYAEQPVPDIAGLRMVREELRRRGVPVLIAADESVRKETDPLLVAREDAADLIIVKAAPLGGVRRAVDIVAQAGLPAVVSSALDTSVGIRAGVALAAALPELPYACGLGTVSLMDGDVTNTPLMPDGGYLLVRDVQVSDDLLARYAAPVDRTRWWMERLTRVHAMLAGQ is encoded by the coding sequence GTGAATACACCATTGCCGTCTCTGGACGAAATCCTCCTCGACGCTGCCGTTGTCACGTTGCCCATGCGAGTGAAGTTCCGCGGCATTCTAGAGCGTGAGGCGCTGATTTTTCGAGGGCCTACGGGGTGGGGTGAGTTCAGCCCTTTCCCGGAATATGACGACGCCGAATCGGCTGCTTGGTTGCGCGGCGGTCTTGAAGCGGCATGGCGTGGATTTCCGGAACCAGTTCGTCACCGAATCCCGATCAACGCGACGGTCCCGGCAGTTGGACCGGCTAGCGTAGCCGCCATCCTTGAGCGCTTCGGCGGTGCGACTGCTGTGAAAGTGAAGGTTGCCGAGCGTGGGCAGTCGGTGGAAGACGACGTCGCCCGCGTCGCCGAGGTTCGGCGTCTCTTGCCGGACGCAGCGGTTCGGGTGGACGCCAACGGCGGGTGGGACCGCGACCTAGCGGTGGATGCGTTGACCCGGCTGGCTGAGTTCACGCTCGAATATGCGGAACAACCCGTCCCTGACATTGCTGGCCTGCGCATGGTTCGTGAGGAACTGCGCCGTCGAGGGGTGCCCGTGTTGATCGCGGCGGATGAAAGTGTCCGCAAAGAGACAGACCCGTTGCTGGTAGCCCGCGAAGACGCCGCGGACCTGATCATCGTCAAGGCCGCCCCGCTGGGGGGAGTGCGCCGCGCAGTGGACATTGTCGCGCAGGCCGGGCTCCCCGCCGTCGTCAGTTCAGCCCTGGACACCTCAGTAGGGATCCGTGCGGGCGTTGCGTTGGCGGCCGCGTTGCCGGAACTGCCTTACGCGTGCGGGTTGGGAACCGTGTCCCTGATGGACGGCGACGTCACGAACACCCCTCTGATGCCCGACGGCGGCTATCTACTGGTGCGGGACGTTCAGGTTTCAGACGATTTATTGGCACGTTACGCAGCGCCAGTGGATCGGACGCGCTGGTGGATGGAACGCCTCACCCGTGTCCATGCGATGCTGGCCGGGCAGTAG
- a CDS encoding MFS transporter, with translation MSNQTVPVRSKVGLRTAFSSLQGNRRFRLLWFSNLFFFGGVWTQTLVLGWLAFELTQSEFLVAVYTAVRLAPMFLGPIAGAFADRHNKIRLLMVACGWAAVAVSIVAGLATAGLLSYWVLVAGGLAIGLAQSPSQPARASLVLEFVGRENLSNANALNSMALSMTQVIGPALGGVMIATIGAPSALWVSTGWYGMSLLLIMPLRSYTTAVESHAMSVLSMVKSGFLIISRNRLAVAVLLVTLAANTLLWPVFQSFMPVFAAESLGLNAAGLGILLTCAGVGGFIGSVIIAGMGDFRYKGGLFVFGTATWSALWAAFALSHVPWLSFLLMGLIGMASAAFGVLQTTLLLMTTEPAVHGRALGLQELAIGIMPISTLALGIIAEYVGVSFTAFGASLLLIVALGILAIKVPTLLTFSGRRSTETIV, from the coding sequence TTGAGTAATCAGACGGTGCCTGTCCGCAGTAAAGTTGGCCTACGCACGGCTTTCTCCTCACTTCAGGGCAATCGCCGCTTCCGGTTGTTGTGGTTTTCCAATCTCTTCTTTTTCGGCGGCGTATGGACCCAGACACTGGTCCTGGGCTGGCTCGCGTTTGAACTCACACAGTCCGAATTTTTGGTGGCCGTCTACACAGCCGTCCGGCTGGCGCCCATGTTTTTGGGTCCTATTGCAGGCGCATTCGCGGACAGGCACAATAAAATCCGGCTGCTCATGGTGGCATGCGGATGGGCCGCCGTCGCCGTCTCCATTGTTGCAGGCCTCGCGACGGCCGGGCTGTTGTCCTATTGGGTGCTGGTAGCCGGTGGTTTAGCTATCGGTCTTGCCCAGTCCCCATCCCAACCCGCCCGCGCCTCTCTGGTCCTTGAATTTGTGGGGCGCGAGAACCTCTCTAACGCGAACGCGCTCAACTCAATGGCGCTGAGCATGACGCAAGTCATTGGCCCCGCGCTCGGTGGGGTGATGATCGCTACTATCGGTGCACCCTCTGCGTTGTGGGTTTCGACCGGCTGGTACGGTATGTCGCTGCTGCTGATTATGCCGCTGCGTTCCTACACAACTGCTGTGGAAAGCCACGCGATGTCCGTGTTGTCCATGGTCAAAAGCGGGTTCCTCATTATCAGCCGAAATCGTTTGGCCGTGGCGGTCCTGTTGGTCACCCTTGCCGCCAACACGCTCCTGTGGCCGGTGTTTCAGTCGTTCATGCCAGTGTTTGCTGCCGAATCTCTGGGGCTCAATGCAGCCGGGCTTGGGATCCTCCTGACGTGCGCCGGGGTAGGAGGATTCATCGGGTCAGTCATCATTGCCGGAATGGGAGACTTCCGGTACAAAGGCGGACTGTTTGTTTTCGGCACGGCAACCTGGAGCGCGCTGTGGGCGGCATTCGCTCTGTCACATGTACCGTGGCTCTCGTTCCTGCTGATGGGCTTGATCGGTATGGCAAGCGCTGCCTTTGGTGTTTTGCAAACCACACTTCTTCTCATGACCACTGAACCGGCCGTTCACGGTCGAGCACTCGGACTGCAGGAACTTGCCATTGGAATCATGCCCATTTCCACGCTCGCGCTCGGAATCATTGCCGAGTATGTGGGGGTGTCCTTCACCGCGTTCGGGGCAAGCCTGCTGCTGATCGTGGCTCTGGGTATCCTCGCGATCAAAGTGCCTACGCTGCTGACGTTCAGCGGCCGCCGTTCCACTGAAACGATCGTCTGA
- a CDS encoding PRC-barrel domain-containing protein, with product MAENTADALVKLSDIDETIALDDVDVRGRHVRDKDGEDLGKVEDLLIDSGEDKVRFLLVASGGFLGLGKEKSFIPVDAITGITEDEVRLDQTRDRVSGAPPYDPELVDQRPYHEDVYGYYGYTPYWGAGYAYPGFPYYPAAY from the coding sequence ATGGCGGAAAATACGGCCGACGCATTGGTCAAGCTCAGCGATATCGACGAAACCATTGCCCTGGATGACGTCGATGTTCGTGGGCGCCATGTCAGGGACAAGGACGGGGAGGATCTTGGCAAGGTTGAGGACCTTCTGATTGATTCTGGGGAGGACAAGGTGAGGTTCCTGCTGGTCGCATCCGGTGGTTTCCTTGGTTTGGGTAAAGAGAAATCGTTCATCCCGGTCGATGCCATCACGGGAATCACCGAAGATGAGGTCCGCCTGGATCAAACCCGCGACCGCGTATCCGGTGCTCCACCCTATGATCCCGAATTAGTGGACCAGCGTCCCTACCATGAGGACGTGTACGGGTATTACGGTTATACCCCGTACTGGGGTGCAGGGTATGCCTACCCGGGATTTCCGTATTACCCGGCTGCCTACTGA
- a CDS encoding phosphatase PAP2 family protein — MVKKHARRAAPHVWLFVLGALACAGALAATYYVFVRTTTGQFADESAWREAEVADNLRGPVLQFLDNLPLFSVIIAAVVVLFVTLGRRRWAAAAIALGTVAAANLTTQVTKTLLLDRPERGVPTLDFNSLPSGHTTLAASAAAAVFLVVSPRWRPFAAAAGGAYSVAAGVATFVNLWHRPADIVAAYLVVAVWTMIGGVLIMRTGNSWNVWSGYGEHWASSRWWPGLCWIAGLGGLSACAGLYYYAQLVGPAPIPGTGTHPLFFWSGLSLIVGVGFAISGLATGLFGFEARRRR, encoded by the coding sequence ATGGTTAAGAAGCACGCCAGGAGGGCCGCGCCACACGTCTGGCTCTTTGTCTTGGGAGCCCTTGCTTGCGCGGGCGCACTCGCAGCAACGTATTACGTTTTTGTCCGCACCACTACGGGGCAATTCGCTGATGAGTCCGCCTGGCGCGAGGCGGAAGTGGCTGACAATCTGAGAGGCCCGGTACTCCAGTTTCTGGATAACCTACCCCTATTCTCGGTGATCATTGCCGCCGTTGTGGTCCTGTTTGTCACTCTAGGACGACGCCGGTGGGCGGCCGCTGCTATCGCGCTGGGGACGGTAGCAGCAGCCAACCTCACTACTCAGGTCACGAAGACACTTCTTCTTGATCGGCCGGAGCGCGGCGTGCCCACACTCGATTTCAACTCGCTCCCGTCAGGCCACACAACGCTGGCGGCTTCGGCTGCGGCTGCCGTGTTCCTCGTAGTATCGCCGCGCTGGCGCCCTTTCGCCGCGGCGGCCGGTGGCGCATACTCAGTGGCGGCCGGCGTAGCCACGTTCGTTAACCTATGGCACCGTCCGGCGGACATTGTTGCCGCGTATCTTGTGGTGGCCGTATGGACGATGATCGGGGGCGTGCTCATCATGCGTACGGGAAACTCATGGAACGTGTGGTCCGGATACGGCGAGCACTGGGCTTCATCCCGCTGGTGGCCGGGCCTCTGCTGGATCGCCGGGCTGGGTGGGCTTTCGGCATGCGCGGGGCTGTACTACTACGCACAGCTCGTTGGACCCGCCCCCATCCCAGGGACCGGCACTCATCCGTTGTTCTTCTGGTCCGGGCTGTCACTGATCGTGGGCGTTGGCTTCGCGATCAGTGGACTGGCCACAGGATTGTTTGGTTTCGAAGCCAGACGACGTCGCTAA
- a CDS encoding four-helix bundle copper-binding protein: MLDTYPKDLGNIDRDKLAECIASCFDCAQTCTACADACLSEDSVADLTKCIRTNMDCADLCATTGNVLSRLTGYDPDLTRMVLKVCQQACNACATECEQHANIHDHCKVCAEACRRCESACAELAASLG; this comes from the coding sequence ATGCTTGACACGTATCCCAAAGACCTCGGGAACATCGACAGGGACAAACTCGCAGAGTGCATTGCCTCCTGCTTTGATTGTGCACAAACATGCACCGCCTGCGCTGACGCCTGTCTCAGCGAGGACAGCGTTGCCGATCTCACCAAGTGCATCCGCACGAACATGGACTGTGCAGACCTTTGCGCCACCACGGGCAACGTCCTCTCTCGGCTCACCGGATACGATCCCGACCTCACTCGAATGGTGCTCAAGGTGTGCCAACAGGCGTGCAACGCCTGCGCCACCGAATGCGAACAGCACGCAAACATACACGATCACTGCAAGGTATGCGCCGAAGCATGTCGGCGTTGTGAGAGTGCCTGTGCTGAGCTCGCAGCCTCGCTAGGCTAA
- a CDS encoding MFS transporter produces the protein MLAVLKNPTYRKLFSAQMVALIGTGLLTVALGLLAFDLAGENAGAVMGIALTIKMLAYVGFAPVVNAVVAHLPKKPVLIGADIIRAAMALCLPFITETWQIYVVIFLLQAASATFTPAFQSLIPAVLPEKRDYTRALSLSRLAYDMEALVSPVLAAVFLTIVSYNNLFLGTVAGFLLSATLVATTVLPKGFAGTGAPSSLWHRTTLGARIFWRNPRLRSLLALNFVVAAPTALVLVNTVVYVRDVLNRSDTDLAIALASFGVGSMIVALAAPGILDRFGDRPVMLSGAVVIPLALAGATVATFFMLDGDGGGWLWLLAMWFLLGAGNSTILTPSSRLLREASTDETSAYVFTAQFSLSHACFIITYPLAGLLGATAGLGAAALALTLLAVAGGVAAILSWPSDGEQAVDSTHEEQGIGQSN, from the coding sequence ATGCTCGCAGTACTGAAGAACCCCACGTACCGGAAGCTGTTCTCAGCGCAGATGGTGGCATTGATCGGAACCGGGCTCCTGACGGTGGCGCTCGGCCTGCTGGCCTTCGACCTCGCCGGCGAAAATGCGGGCGCCGTGATGGGCATCGCCCTGACCATCAAGATGCTCGCCTACGTTGGTTTTGCGCCCGTGGTCAACGCCGTCGTCGCGCACTTGCCCAAAAAGCCCGTCCTGATCGGTGCGGACATCATCCGCGCAGCCATGGCATTGTGCCTGCCGTTCATCACCGAGACGTGGCAAATCTATGTGGTGATCTTCCTGTTGCAAGCGGCGTCTGCCACGTTCACCCCTGCATTCCAGTCGCTCATCCCCGCAGTGTTGCCGGAGAAACGCGACTACACTCGCGCCCTCTCCCTGTCGCGGCTGGCCTACGACATGGAAGCCCTCGTCAGCCCAGTGCTCGCCGCAGTGTTCCTCACCATCGTCAGCTATAACAACCTCTTTCTGGGCACAGTCGCCGGGTTCCTGCTCTCCGCCACGCTGGTGGCCACGACGGTCCTGCCAAAAGGGTTCGCTGGAACGGGAGCGCCGTCGTCGTTGTGGCACCGAACAACGCTCGGGGCCCGGATTTTCTGGCGCAACCCCCGCCTCCGCTCACTGCTTGCGCTCAACTTCGTCGTGGCGGCGCCCACTGCCCTGGTTCTCGTCAACACTGTCGTCTACGTGCGCGACGTCCTCAACCGATCTGATACCGATCTAGCCATCGCGCTGGCAAGCTTCGGAGTGGGATCCATGATCGTGGCACTCGCCGCGCCTGGCATCCTGGACCGATTCGGCGACCGGCCAGTGATGCTCAGCGGCGCCGTCGTCATTCCGCTTGCGCTGGCTGGCGCAACGGTAGCGACGTTTTTCATGCTCGACGGCGATGGCGGCGGCTGGTTGTGGCTGCTGGCCATGTGGTTCCTCCTCGGGGCCGGAAACTCGACGATCCTCACACCGTCCTCGCGACTGCTGCGTGAGGCATCCACAGACGAGACCAGCGCGTACGTGTTCACGGCGCAATTCTCTCTCTCTCATGCGTGCTTCATCATCACCTACCCACTGGCCGGGCTGCTTGGAGCAACCGCGGGTCTTGGTGCGGCAGCGCTCGCCTTGACCCTCCTGGCCGTGGCAGGTGGTGTCGCGGCGATTCTCTCGTGGCCCTCCGACGGCGAGCAGGCCGTAGACTCCACACATGAGGAACAGGGCATTGGACAGTCCAATTGA